From a single Capsicum annuum cultivar UCD-10X-F1 chromosome 12, UCD10Xv1.1, whole genome shotgun sequence genomic region:
- the LOC124889807 gene encoding uncharacterized protein LOC124889807 — protein MQSNITVREYSLKFTQLARYAPHVVSDSRSKISKFVFGVNDSVVNECKSAMLNSDMTLARLMTHALQIEKQKIKMREKQNKRVRIGHFNFAQPKSEGENLSQFCSSASSPAPKFRDGNRDRAPSSKSRGSVSNAQTNSPCQTYAKNHKSVCRVGSNVYFECGKPGHRVRDCPQSGYQGQQNRSPAQFGRPNQQDATSNATSGQRPNRFYALQSCQD, from the coding sequence atgcAGAGCAACATAACGgtgagagagtattctcttaagtttactcaattagctagatatgcccctcatgtggtttcagacagtaggtccaagataagtaagtttgtctttggggtgaacgatagtgtggtcaacgagtgtaagtctgcgatgttgaatagtgacatgactttagccaggcttatgactcatgctctgcagatagagaagcaaaagattaagatgagggagaagcagaataaaagagtaaggatagggcatttcaactttgctcagcccaaatcagaaggagaaaacctttctcaattttgttcttcagccagttctccagctcctaagttcagggatggtaatagagatagggctccaagctctaagtctcggggcagtgtcagcaatgcccaaactaattcCCCTTGTCAGACTTATGCTAAGAACCACAAGAGTGTTTGCAGAGTTGGTAGTAATGTCTATTTCGAATGTggaaagccaggacacagagtcagagattgtccccagtcaggttatcagggtcagcagaaccgttcgccagctcagttcggtcgcccaaaccagcaggatgccacttccaatgctactagtgggcaacgcccaaatcgattttatgctcttcagtcctgtcaagattag